Proteins encoded in a region of the Planococcus citri chromosome 1, ihPlaCitr1.1, whole genome shotgun sequence genome:
- the MBD-like gene encoding methyl-CpG-binding domain protein 3: MSMEKNLYDSSLLSKSWQRDDPSRKPTLPSTGSKPDPMYFYNRTVRNDASLVPPIRQTASIFKQPVTVHKNQESVVKYDLKYGPQEKPKQLFWEKRLEGLRAYDTDGFELRAMDLPLGLKAVGPHVSQETLLQSVATALHVSNHPVTGQTGSRSNLDKNSGVFLNPDQPLIQAVSICEEDIKKQEDKVNSVRKKLQDAIKCIS, from the coding sequence atgtctaTGGAGAAAAACTTATACGACAGTTCCTTGCTGTCCAAATCGTGGCAACGGGACGATCCTTCTCGAAAGCCAACGCTACCTTCAACGGGAAGTAAACCGGATCCGATGTATTTCTATAACCGAACCGTAAGAAATGACGCTTCTCTAGTTCCGCCTATTCGTCAAACTGCTTCTATTTTCAAACAACCTGTAACCGTACATAAGAATCAAGAAAGTGTCGTTAAATACGATTTGAAGTACGGTCCTCAAGAAAAACCTAAGCAGTTGTTTTGGGAAAAGAGACTCGAAGGGCTTAGGGCTTACGATACTGACGGATTCGAGTTACGAGCGATGGATCTCCCTTTAGGATTAAAAGCAGTTGGACCTCATGTATCTCAGGAAACGCTACTTCAGTCTGTAGCTACTGCTTTGCACGTATCTAATCATCCTGTTACGGGCCAAACTGGATCTAGATCGAATTTAGATAAGAATTCCGGTGTGTTTTTGAATCCTGATCAGCCTCTTATTCAAGCAGTTTCTATTTGCGAAGAGGATATTAAAAAACAAGAAGATAAGGTTAATTCGGTCAGGAAGAAGTTACAAGATGCTATTAAATgtataagttga